In Fundidesulfovibrio magnetotacticus, the following are encoded in one genomic region:
- a CDS encoding NADH-quinone oxidoreductase subunit B, translating to MATQDVLQSVVQFSRLDRLLDLCRANSLWPMTFGLACCAIEMMATGASRFDLARFGAEVFRPSPRQSDVMIVSGTINRKMAPAVQTLYDQMPEPKWVIAMGNCAISGGPFVFKGQYAVVEGASKLFPVDVVIPGCPPRPEALIEGILKLEEKLTGTRRWPRVTPESAWKTAAPQAPEQESA from the coding sequence GTGGCAACGCAAGACGTTCTCCAATCGGTAGTCCAATTCTCCCGGCTCGACCGGCTGCTGGACCTCTGCCGGGCCAACTCGCTGTGGCCCATGACCTTCGGCCTGGCCTGCTGCGCCATCGAGATGATGGCCACGGGGGCCTCCCGGTTCGACCTGGCGCGCTTCGGGGCCGAGGTCTTCCGGCCCTCGCCGCGCCAGAGCGACGTGATGATCGTCTCGGGCACCATCAACCGCAAGATGGCCCCCGCCGTGCAGACCCTCTACGACCAGATGCCCGAGCCCAAGTGGGTGATCGCCATGGGCAACTGCGCCATCTCCGGCGGCCCCTTCGTGTTCAAGGGCCAGTACGCCGTGGTGGAGGGGGCCTCCAAGCTCTTCCCCGTGGACGTGGTGATCCCCGGCTGCCCGCCCCGGCCCGAGGCCCTCATCGAGGGCATCCTCAAGCTGGAGGAGAAGCTCACCGGCACGCGCCGCTGGCCCCGCGTCACCCCCGAATCGGCCTGGAAGACCGCCGCCCCCCAGGCCCCCGAGCAGGAGAGCGCCTGA
- a CDS encoding NADH-quinone oxidoreductase subunit C — translation MDTAQLEQRLAALPGAKLTVKDHARQGVHLEAALAPETLVEAVEIMDCAGYFLETVTGIDWLGEQEALRKEVLAAREAKAKAKAKAAAEKAKAAKEAHDAAVEAALAAGETPPPAPEPEPEPQAAPEPEIPVLEDSMEAVYDFNRYPTKGDGCRQGLHRVALRVRVPRSHPEVPTIQHLYPVAHWHERETHDFFGIRFAGHGYLIPLLLPEDADYHPLRKDYGA, via the coding sequence ATGGACACCGCCCAGCTCGAACAACGCCTCGCCGCGCTGCCCGGCGCGAAACTCACGGTGAAGGACCACGCCCGACAGGGAGTCCATCTGGAGGCGGCCCTGGCCCCGGAAACCCTGGTGGAGGCCGTGGAGATCATGGACTGCGCGGGCTACTTCCTGGAGACCGTCACCGGCATCGACTGGCTGGGCGAGCAGGAGGCCCTGCGCAAGGAGGTCCTGGCCGCGCGCGAGGCCAAGGCCAAGGCGAAGGCCAAGGCCGCCGCCGAGAAGGCGAAAGCGGCCAAGGAGGCCCACGACGCCGCCGTGGAGGCCGCTCTGGCCGCCGGAGAGACGCCCCCGCCCGCGCCCGAGCCGGAACCCGAGCCCCAGGCGGCCCCCGAACCGGAGATCCCCGTGCTGGAGGACTCCATGGAGGCCGTCTACGACTTCAACCGCTACCCGACAAAGGGCGACGGCTGCCGCCAGGGCCTGCACCGCGTGGCCCTGCGCGTGCGCGTGCCCCGCTCGCACCCGGAAGTGCCCACCATCCAGCACCTCTACCCCGTGGCCCACTGGCATGAGCGCGAAACACACGATTTCTTCGGCATCCGCTTCGCCGGACACGGCTACCTGATCCCCCTGCTCCTGCCCGAGGACGCCGACTACCACCCGCTTCGCAAGGATTACGGCGCATGA